The following are encoded in a window of Brettanomyces bruxellensis chromosome 9, complete sequence genomic DNA:
- a CDS encoding uncharacterized protein (MEROPS:MER0030134~BUSCO:EOG09263KRO), with amino-acid sequence MSQYKDTTVSVAPLVLLSVVDHYERILKTLATSTNKDNKRVVGVILGDASDRQMVKVTNSFAIPFEEDEKDPNIWFLDHNFIDSMMEMFKKINAKEKLIGWYHSGPKLRSNDLKINEILKTFIPDPILLIVDVNSTDKIDIPTDCYVAIEDIKEDGSSSEKTFLHLPSVIRAEEAEEIGVGHLLRDIRDQACGNLGLNLTNNFKSLSSLSERLVNIVSYLDKVISGKLPVNNTILGKLQDIFNLFPNISGFFEGEELDTKKDTEEEIKDGDDIELVGSEKKQLTSAFNVKTNDQLMLLYVGSLVRSIIAFHDLIENKIENKKYNERDSEDEKKVAEKPDETDGEGENVKATKSEHSTGSN; translated from the coding sequence ATGTCTCAATATAAAGATACCACCGTCTCAGTGGCTCCCTTAGTGTTGTTGTCCGTTGTTGACCACTATgaaagaattttgaaaacaCTAGCTACATCAACGAACAAGGATAATAAAAGGGTTGTCGGTGTTATCCTAGGGGATGCTTCGGATAGGCAGATGGTCAAGGTTACAAATTCGTTTGCCATCCCGTTTGAAGAGGACGAAAAAGATCCTAACATCTGGTTTTTAGATCATAACTTTATCGACTCTATGATGGAGatgtttaaaaaaattaatgccAAGGAAAAATTAATTGGATGGTACCATTCAGGACCCAAGCTCAGATCAAATGATTTAAAGATAAACGAAATCCTTAAGACATTTATACCGGATCCTATTCTTTTGATAGTCGATGTTAACAGTACTGACAAAATTGATATACCAACAGATTGCTATGTCGCAATCGAAGATATAAAAGAGGATGGATCATCGAGTGAGAAAACTTTTTTGCACCTACCATCTGTGATTCGTGCTGAAGAAGCAGAGGAGATTGGTGTGGGTCATTTATTGAGAGACATCAGGGATCAGGCGTGTGGAAACTTGGGGCTAAATTTAACAAACAACTTTAAGTCCCTGTCCTCACTCAGCGAGCGGTTGGTAAACATTGTGAGCTACCTTGATAAAGTAATTTCCGGCAAACTTCCAGTAAATAATACTATCCTTGGAAAATTACAGGATATCTTCAATCTTTTCCCAAATATATCCGGGTTTTTTGAAGGCGAAGAATTGGATACAAAGAAAGACACAGAGGAGGAAATCAAAGATGGCGATGACATTGAATTGGTGGGCTCTGAGAAAAAACAGCTAACAAGTGCTTTCAACGTTAAGACGAATGACCAATTGATGCTTCTTTACGTTGGAAGTTTAGTGAGATCTATCATAGCATTTCATGATTTAATTGAGAACAAGATAGAGAACAAGAAGTACAACGAAAGGGACTcagaggatgaaaagaaggtgGCA